CGTTACTTTAAAAATCCGGCGGGCGAACTGCGCGCCAGAGTCTGGTTCGGCCCTGAAACCGAAGGTCCGCCGGGGCATGCGCACGGTGGCGCCATGGCCGCCGTGCTTGATGAAGTCCTCGGCCTGGCGGCCTGGACCGCCGGTTATCCGGTTGTGGTCGGCAATCTCAATGTCAGCTTCCGCAACCCTTTGCCCCTGGGAGAAGTTGCGACTGTCGCCAGCCGGGTGACGACCGTTGAAGGGCGTAAAATCACCGTATTGGGGCGAATCTGCGCGGGTGAACTGGTCTTTGCCGAGGCCGAGTGCCTGTGTATTGCCATCAAGGGGAAAAATCCCCAGGGCGATTAACTCCGCCGCTGCTGTGTTTTCTGTGCAGCAAGCAATAACAGGAGGCTGGAACTGTTATCTGCAGCGGTATCCTGCTATCATCCAATCAGGTCTGGATCTTTTTGTTTACAGGTTGTTGAAGCCAGCCTGAAAAGCCCAACGATGGGCAGGCAAAATCAGTGACGATCCGAAATGGCGCTAAGTTTAAGAGTCGATGGCAGCAAAACCGGGACTGTCCCCGCATGGGGGCTGTCCCAGGTCTTTGCGGTGCTAACCGCTACCGTTTCCTGGCTCGCAAACTTTTGGGACAGCCCCCGATGACCCTGGGGATAGTCCCGAGTGTACTGCAAAGCTGTTTAAACGAGAGCCTTCGTGACGATCAGTAATTCTTTGATTTTGTGTGGTGGGGAAAGCTTGTGCTTTTCTCCATCATGCTTGGAAAAGCCCCGGGCCAGCTTTTTCAACAACCTACTCAAGGAGACTCAAGCAATGGGGACACATTATATTGTCGATGAATGTATTCTTTGCGGCACCTGTGAACCGGTCTGCCCGGTCAGTGCCATCAGCGAAGGAGAGCCTTATCAGATTGACCAGGCGGTCTGCACCGACTGCGGCGAATGTGATTCAGTCTGCCCGGTTGACGCCATCCAGTGGGAAAAGACCGCCGATCGTTAGCAGCCTGTTGACGTAACGTTTGTTGATCGCGGATGGGCGATCAACAGCAAGACTGATTGTCCGTTGAGTTGACCAGGTGGGGCAATTCCCACCGCGCTTGGCAAAGCCCCCGGGCGGGTTTTGCCAACACTAGTTAGTTGGCATCCGGAAACTCCGGAAGCCAACGCATAAGTTTTCAGATTGGAAACGAGAAATTTTTTGTTGTGGCAAGGACATCAAGGGGTTATGCGGAGGCGTAGTTCTTTACACCGCACAAATAAGCCCGCAGATTGACACCGCCACGGTGGAAAAGGGCCGTTTCCGGATGACAACGAGTTAGGGAGAGAGTTGCATGGGAGATATCGATCAATTAACAACCGGCGACCTGCTGCTGATTGTCGATGTGCAGAAGGATTTTTGTCCGGGCGGGGCGCTGCCCATTGCCGGGGGCGATCAGGTGGTGCCGATCGTCAATGCCTGGACGGCACGGGCGCAGGCCAATGGGGTTCCTGTTTACCTGAGCCGCGACTGGCATCCGCAGTGTCATCTGAGCTATCAGGAAAATGGCGGGATGTGGCCGGTGCACTGCGTGCAGGACAGTGCCGGCGCCGCTTTCCACCCCGACCTGCTGGTTCCTGAAGAGGCGGTCATAGTGACCAAGGGAACCCGTTTCGACCAGGATCAGAATTCGGCATTCGATCAGACCGGCCTGGCCTTCTGGCTGCATAAGGCCGGGGTGCGGAGAATTTTTACCGCCGGCCTGGCGCAGGATGTCTGTGTCCTGGCCACAGTCATGGATGGTGTTAAAGAAGGGTTCGAGATGGTGCTGATCGAACCGGCAACCAGAGCGGTCAGTCTGGAAAACGGTGCCCGTGCGCTGCAACAGATGCGTCAGGCCGGAGTACATATTCTCAGTGAGCACTGATTCTGAACTGATTCGGGATCAGCCAAAGGAGGATTTATGAAAATTTTGGATTTCGCAATGCAGATGGAAGAGGACGGCAAGAGCTATTATCAGCAGTTGGCCAATCAGGCCAAACACCCCGGCCTGAAAAACATATTTCAGCGCCTGGTCCTGGACGAACAGAAGCACTACGAAATTTTTCAGCGTTGGAAGTTGACCGGGAAAGCCCCGCACATGACGGATACGACCATCATCGCCGATGTCAAAAATGTCTTTGAGCAGCTGCCGCAGACGGCCGCCACCCTGGAGGTGCAGCAGGGGGACCTGGATGCTTACCAGCATGCCATGAAGATCGAAGCGGACAGTTTTCGACTGTACGAGGAATGCGCAGAGAAAGAGGCGGACGAAGGAACCAAAGCGCTGTTGCTAAGAATTGCGGCCGAAGAGCACAAACATTTTAACGTCATGGAAAACATCTATCATTTCATCAATGCGCCCAACCAATACCTGGCCTGGGGTGAGTTCAGCAATCTCGACGAGTTTCGCCAGTTTGGTCGGGATGTCGATATTTGAGAAAGAGGCGGTCGGTACGTTGACTTGCTGATCAGTTCTGCACCAAACAGCCCGGCTCAAATCCATGAGCCGGGCTGTTTGGCGGTGGCAAGCCCGAATCAGGAGTTGACTTCGCCAATGCACATATATTTGATGGCCAGATAGTCTTCAAGGCCGTATTTACTTCCCTCCCGGCCGAATCCGGATTCCTTGACCCCGCCGAAGGGGGCGACGGTTGTGGAAATCAAACCGGTATTGACTCCGACAATGCCGTATTCGAGAGCTTCGCCAACTCGCCAGGAGCGGGCCAGGTCGCGGGTATAGAAGTAAGAGGCCAGGCCGAATTCCGTAGCGTTGGCGAGCCGGATCGCTTCTTCCTCGGTTTTAAATTTGAACAGCGGCGCGACCGGTCCGAAGGTCTCTTCGCCAGCAATGAGCATGTCCGGGTTGGCATCGGTCAACACCGTCGGCTCAAAGAATTGTCCGCCCAGGGCATGGCGCTTGCCGCCGGTGAGCAGGTGGGCCCCTTTCTTGACCGCGTCGGCGATATGCTGCTCGACGGTTTCAACCGCATGCATATCGATCAGCGGCCCCAGTTCGCTCCCGTCCTCAAAACCGTTGCCGACTTTCATCTTCAGGACCGCAGTGACCAGTTTGTCGGCAAAAGCCTGGTAGACGCCTTCCTGAACCAGAAAGCGATTGGTGCAGACGCAGGTCTGGCCGTTGTTGCGGTATTTGGATGCGATGGCCCCGGCCACGGCGGCATCCAGGTCGGCATCGTCAAAGACGATGAACGGGGCATTGCCGCCCAGTTCCATGGAGACCTTTTTGACCGTTCCGGCGCATGCGGCAATCAGTTGTTTGCCGACTTCGGTCGAACCCGTGAAGGTCAGTTTGCGTACCAGCGGATTGGCGGTCAGTTCACCGCCGATGGCTGCCGAGGAGCCGGTGACGACGCTGAAAACCCCGGCCGGAATGCCGGCGCGCCGGGCCAGTTCGGCCAGGGCCAGGGCCGAATAAGGGGTGGCGCTGGCCGGTTTGACCACCATGGTGCAACCGACGGCCAGGGCCGGCGCTGCTTTGCGGGTGATCATCGCAGCCGGGAAGTTCCAGGGCGTAATGGCTGCACAGACGCCGATCGGCTCTTTGAGGACCATGATTCTTTTGTCAGCCTGATGGGGCGGGATGATATCGCCATAGACCCGCTTGCCCTCCTCGGCAAACCATTCGATGAAGGACGCGGCATAAGCGATCTCCCCACTGGCTTCGGCAACCGGTTTGCCCTGTTCTGCGGTCATGATTTTAGCCAGGTCCTGTTGATTTTCCAGCAGCAGTTCAAACCAGCGGCGCAGTTTTCCGCAGCGTTCCTGTGCGGTCAATGCCCGCCAGTCCGGCAGGGCTCGGGCCGCCGCTGCTATCGCCCGCTGGGTCTCCGCAGCGCCCAGTTTGGGAACGGTTCCCAGCTGTTCTCCGCTGGCCGGATCGGTCACGGTCAGGGTCGCTCCGCTGTCCGCGTCAATCCATTGCCCGTCGACAAAACATTGCTTTTTCCAAAGGGTTGGATCTGTTAATCGGTTATCTAACATCAGTTCATCTCCCGGTTAAGAATTCAGGCTGGTTATCGGTAACGCTCTGCTGCTTGCCAGAGCGGCGTTGCTGCACGTCGCTCAGGATTCCGGCCAGCCCTGGTAGTTGACCATCAGTTCGGCAAGAATTTCCGCCTGCTCATGATCAAGATTATAGGTCAGACCGCATACGGATTTTTGGCAATCGATCTTTCTGGCCA
This genomic window from Pelobacter seleniigenes DSM 18267 contains:
- a CDS encoding PaaI family thioesterase, producing MQNEPISTAAVNLDGAADWVAFDAPALVGASLRFVSAEPEGNRYRVRYFKNPAGELRARVWFGPETEGPPGHAHGGAMAAVLDEVLGLAAWTAGYPVVVGNLNVSFRNPLPLGEVATVASRVTTVEGRKITVLGRICAGELVFAEAECLCIAIKGKNPQGD
- a CDS encoding 4Fe-4S binding protein; this encodes MGTHYIVDECILCGTCEPVCPVSAISEGEPYQIDQAVCTDCGECDSVCPVDAIQWEKTADR
- a CDS encoding isochorismatase family protein, whose protein sequence is MGDIDQLTTGDLLLIVDVQKDFCPGGALPIAGGDQVVPIVNAWTARAQANGVPVYLSRDWHPQCHLSYQENGGMWPVHCVQDSAGAAFHPDLLVPEEAVIVTKGTRFDQDQNSAFDQTGLAFWLHKAGVRRIFTAGLAQDVCVLATVMDGVKEGFEMVLIEPATRAVSLENGARALQQMRQAGVHILSEH
- a CDS encoding ferritin-like domain-containing protein, with product MKILDFAMQMEEDGKSYYQQLANQAKHPGLKNIFQRLVLDEQKHYEIFQRWKLTGKAPHMTDTTIIADVKNVFEQLPQTAATLEVQQGDLDAYQHAMKIEADSFRLYEECAEKEADEGTKALLLRIAAEEHKHFNVMENIYHFINAPNQYLAWGEFSNLDEFRQFGRDVDI
- the gabD gene encoding NADP-dependent succinate-semialdehyde dehydrogenase, with the protein product MLDNRLTDPTLWKKQCFVDGQWIDADSGATLTVTDPASGEQLGTVPKLGAAETQRAIAAAARALPDWRALTAQERCGKLRRWFELLLENQQDLAKIMTAEQGKPVAEASGEIAYAASFIEWFAEEGKRVYGDIIPPHQADKRIMVLKEPIGVCAAITPWNFPAAMITRKAAPALAVGCTMVVKPASATPYSALALAELARRAGIPAGVFSVVTGSSAAIGGELTANPLVRKLTFTGSTEVGKQLIAACAGTVKKVSMELGGNAPFIVFDDADLDAAVAGAIASKYRNNGQTCVCTNRFLVQEGVYQAFADKLVTAVLKMKVGNGFEDGSELGPLIDMHAVETVEQHIADAVKKGAHLLTGGKRHALGGQFFEPTVLTDANPDMLIAGEETFGPVAPLFKFKTEEEAIRLANATEFGLASYFYTRDLARSWRVGEALEYGIVGVNTGLISTTVAPFGGVKESGFGREGSKYGLEDYLAIKYMCIGEVNS